Proteins co-encoded in one Metabacillus sp. KUDC1714 genomic window:
- a CDS encoding FHA domain-containing protein — protein MDTSSFLVIEKAPHYESGDIISLDKVNMVFGRESTHWKPDITFNNVFVSRKHFSISFAANAFYIKDLHSKHGTSVNGKILEPNTPVKLATNDKISFAKDLVIMSFSLRDFEETCELIPINLEELENKSKHPRLDPLKQNLILKNNCYALTEKEYKFMEILLQKKRFVPKDELTHYVWSERYTSKSIDSMVSSEEVNALIYRLRKKIPSTITIETIRGKGYELRT, from the coding sequence ATGGATACTTCTTCGTTTCTTGTAATTGAAAAGGCACCACATTATGAATCGGGGGACATTATCTCATTAGATAAAGTAAATATGGTTTTTGGTAGAGAATCTACACATTGGAAGCCAGACATAACGTTTAATAACGTATTTGTTTCAAGAAAACATTTTAGCATTTCTTTTGCAGCAAATGCCTTTTACATTAAAGATTTACACAGTAAACATGGTACATCTGTTAATGGGAAAATACTTGAACCGAATACACCTGTAAAACTAGCTACAAATGACAAAATATCATTCGCAAAAGATCTAGTTATCATGTCATTTTCACTTAGGGACTTTGAAGAGACTTGTGAGTTAATACCCATTAATCTAGAAGAACTGGAGAATAAGTCCAAACACCCTCGGCTTGACCCATTAAAACAAAATTTAATCTTGAAAAACAACTGTTATGCTTTGACAGAAAAAGAATATAAATTCATGGAAATACTTCTTCAAAAGAAACGATTTGTTCCTAAGGATGAACTAACACATTATGTATGGTCTGAAAGATATACATCAAAAAGCATTGATTCTATGGTTAGTTCAGAAGAAGTGAATGCACTCATTTATAGATTGCGAAAGAAAATACCCTCTACTATAACAATTGAAACAATAAGAGGCAAAGGCTATGAATTAAGAACGTAA
- a CDS encoding bifunctional 3-deoxy-7-phosphoheptulonate synthase/chorismate mutase gives MSNAELEALRERADEINLQILKLINERGRVVQEIGKAKEAQGVNRYDPVRERKMLNSIKEYNDGPFLDSTLQHIFKEIFKAGLELQEDDHSKALLVSRKKKPEDTIVEVNGVRIGDGSQSFIIGPCAVESYEQTAAVAEQAVKQGVKILRGGAFKPRTSPYDFQGLGLEGLKILRKVGDEYGLAIISEIVNPADIETALEYVDIIQIGARNMQNFELLKAAGAVRKPVLLKRGLAATIDEFINAAEYIISQGNDQIILCERGIRTYERATRNTLDISAVPILKQETHLPVFVDVTHSTGRRDLLVPTAKAALAIGADGVMAEVHPDPAVALSDSAQQMDFDQFDQFIKELKPLVKVNA, from the coding sequence ATGAGTAATGCAGAATTAGAAGCATTAAGAGAGAGAGCAGATGAGATTAACTTACAAATTTTAAAGCTGATTAACGAGCGAGGAAGAGTTGTGCAAGAGATTGGAAAAGCAAAGGAAGCACAAGGTGTAAATCGTTATGATCCTGTACGTGAGCGCAAAATGTTAAACAGCATTAAAGAATATAATGACGGCCCTTTTTTAGATTCAACTTTGCAACATATTTTCAAAGAAATATTTAAAGCTGGCCTTGAATTGCAAGAAGATGACCATAGCAAAGCATTGCTAGTATCGCGTAAGAAAAAGCCAGAAGATACAATTGTTGAAGTTAATGGCGTAAGAATTGGTGATGGAAGCCAATCGTTTATCATTGGGCCATGTGCGGTTGAAAGCTATGAGCAAACTGCTGCTGTTGCTGAACAGGCTGTGAAACAGGGAGTTAAAATTCTTCGTGGTGGTGCTTTTAAACCTCGTACAAGTCCATATGATTTCCAAGGTCTTGGTCTTGAAGGTCTGAAAATTTTGAGAAAAGTTGGAGATGAATACGGTTTAGCAATCATTAGTGAAATCGTCAATCCAGCTGATATCGAAACTGCATTGGAATATGTTGATATCATTCAAATTGGTGCACGTAACATGCAAAACTTTGAATTATTAAAGGCTGCAGGAGCAGTTCGCAAGCCAGTTCTTTTAAAACGTGGCTTAGCAGCTACAATTGATGAATTTATTAATGCTGCAGAATACATTATTTCACAAGGTAATGACCAAATTATTCTTTGTGAGCGCGGTATTCGCACTTATGAGCGTGCGACTAGAAATACACTAGATATTTCTGCTGTTCCAATTTTAAAACAAGAAACACACTTACCTGTATTTGTTGATGTAACACATTCAACAGGTAGAAGAGACCTATTAGTTCCAACAGCTAAAGCTGCTTTAGCAATTGGTGCTGATGGTGTAATGGCTGAGGTACATCCAGATCCAGCTGTTGCTTTATCAGATTCAGCTCAACAAATGGACTTTGATCAATTTGATCAGTTCATCAAAGAATTAAAACCTTTAGTTAAAGTGAACGCTTAA
- the ytxJ gene encoding bacillithiol system redox-active protein YtxJ: MSKQLIDTVEQFEDLFNKHEEFLFVKNSLTCPISQAAFEEYQEFVEKHQDYPSYHLHVQDSRSLSNYIAETFAIKHESPQALLFKGKDVVWNASHWKITYDALKKEVLG, translated from the coding sequence GTGAGCAAACAATTAATTGATACTGTAGAACAATTTGAGGATTTATTTAATAAGCATGAAGAATTTCTATTTGTAAAAAATAGTCTGACATGTCCCATTAGTCAAGCAGCATTTGAAGAATATCAGGAGTTTGTAGAAAAACATCAAGACTATCCAAGTTACCATTTACATGTTCAGGATTCAAGATCATTATCAAATTATATTGCTGAAACATTTGCAATTAAACATGAATCACCACAAGCACTTTTGTTTAAAGGGAAAGATGTCGTATGGAATGCATCACATTGGAAAATCACATATGATGCATTAAAAAAAGAAGTATTAGGTTAA
- a CDS encoding ABC transporter permease, whose amino-acid sequence MMSYLHLIKNEHMKLFKRPRIWILIGLMVFMNIIVSIFFKFLFKGTEFTFWDYIQVSSYLLIVIQLMCIIVAGDIVSSEFEKGTIKFLFTRPVKRVKILISKYITVLYIIILLVSLQLFMSGILGIVFYSETLLTLDQKVLIGLASYLFNLIEIVVMSTIAFSFSTITRSSVFSIAVPVFLLFTSSAIITLLDHYHYQAGKYLLFANTNIMPYFFGQPLFEGMTLTFSIINIILHLVVLFVFTILSFTKRDVHV is encoded by the coding sequence ATGATGTCTTATCTTCACTTAATCAAGAATGAACACATGAAACTATTTAAACGGCCAAGAATATGGATTCTAATTGGCTTAATGGTATTTATGAATATTATCGTAAGTATATTTTTTAAGTTTTTATTTAAAGGGACAGAATTTACGTTTTGGGACTATATTCAAGTAAGCTCTTACCTATTAATTGTAATTCAATTAATGTGTATTATTGTTGCTGGTGATATAGTATCAAGTGAATTTGAAAAAGGCACCATTAAGTTTTTATTTACTCGACCTGTAAAAAGGGTGAAAATATTAATTTCTAAATATATAACTGTTTTGTATATAATAATTTTACTAGTATCTCTCCAATTATTTATGTCAGGTATTCTCGGTATTGTTTTTTATTCGGAAACGTTATTAACTCTTGATCAAAAGGTGCTTATTGGATTAGCAAGTTATCTTTTTAACTTAATTGAAATAGTGGTCATGAGTACAATAGCCTTTAGCTTTTCAACAATTACGAGGAGTAGTGTATTTTCAATTGCAGTCCCTGTTTTTTTATTGTTTACATCAAGTGCAATTATCACGCTATTAGATCATTATCATTATCAAGCAGGTAAGTACTTGCTATTTGCTAACACAAATATAATGCCCTACTTTTTCGGTCAACCATTATTTGAAGGAATGACATTGACTTTTTCAATTATTAATATCATTTTACATTTGGTCGTATTGTTTGTTTTTACTATCCTTTCGTTTACAAAGAGAGATGTCCATGTTTGA
- a CDS encoding aminopeptidase — MKDPRIETLANNLINYSIRLQKGEKVLIENFGIQKELVIALVKEAYEAGGFPFVSLKDHQVDRALMFGGSEEQYHMIADFEAEVMKKMDAYIGLRSGNNINELADVPDEKMKLHGQTVGQKVHREIRVPKTRWVVLRYPTSSMAQLAKMSTEQFEDFYFDVCNLDYSKMDIAMDPLVELMNKTDKVRLTGKGTDLTFSIKDIPAIKCSGQMNIPDGEVYTAPVRDSINGQITYNTPSPYNGFTFENVQLTFKAGKIIEASANDTERINKIFDTDEGARFVGEFAIGVNPYILHPMQDILFDEKIDGSFHFTPGQAYDDAYNGNKSNIHWDMVMIQRPEYGGGEIYFDDVLIRKDGRFVLPELEALNSENLK, encoded by the coding sequence TTGAAGGATCCAAGAATTGAAACTTTAGCGAATAATCTTATAAACTACTCGATACGTTTACAAAAGGGTGAAAAGGTTTTAATAGAAAACTTTGGGATACAAAAAGAGCTTGTCATTGCTCTTGTAAAGGAAGCATATGAAGCAGGAGGTTTTCCCTTTGTTTCACTAAAGGATCATCAAGTTGATCGCGCCTTAATGTTTGGTGGTAGTGAAGAACAATATCATATGATCGCTGATTTTGAAGCAGAAGTGATGAAAAAAATGGATGCCTATATAGGATTACGATCCGGCAATAACATTAATGAGCTTGCAGATGTACCAGATGAAAAAATGAAGCTTCATGGTCAAACTGTTGGTCAAAAAGTTCATCGGGAAATTCGTGTACCTAAAACGAGATGGGTTGTACTACGATATCCAACTTCATCAATGGCTCAGCTCGCGAAAATGAGTACGGAACAGTTTGAGGATTTTTATTTTGATGTATGTAATCTGGATTATAGCAAGATGGACATAGCAATGGATCCATTAGTTGAGTTAATGAATAAAACAGATAAGGTTCGCTTAACAGGCAAGGGTACAGATTTAACCTTCTCAATCAAAGATATTCCAGCCATCAAATGCTCTGGTCAAATGAATATTCCTGATGGTGAGGTTTATACAGCACCTGTTCGTGATTCTATAAATGGTCAAATTACATATAATACACCTTCGCCATATAACGGTTTTACATTTGAAAATGTCCAATTAACATTTAAAGCTGGAAAAATTATTGAGGCCTCTGCAAATGATACTGAGAGAATTAACAAAATATTTGATACTGATGAAGGTGCAAGATTTGTTGGTGAATTTGCAATTGGCGTGAATCCTTATATCTTACACCCAATGCAAGACATCCTCTTCGATGAAAAAATTGATGGCAGCTTTCACTTCACACCAGGTCAGGCCTATGATGACGCCTACAATGGCAACAAATCCAACATCCATTGGGATATGGTTATGATTCAACGCCCTGAATATGGTGGTGGTGAGATTTACTTCGATGATGTTCTCATTCGTAAAGATGGTCGCTTTGTGTTACCTGAATTAGAAGCATTAAATAGTGAAAATTTAAAATGA
- a CDS encoding YtxH domain-containing protein produces the protein MGKNNKDFIVGSIIGGLVGAATALFLAPKSGKEIRDNLGQQANVMKDRTGKFTNGALEKGSGIASVAKEKTASLSQVLTEQSSQIMNKVRDIKSTSNGQGDFVEKEVADALEQISGEASTSNTDEKTEDQAISESITEAVEAFEEDDKKEQPKADLKDEVKSN, from the coding sequence ATGGGTAAAAATAATAAGGATTTTATTGTTGGTTCAATCATTGGAGGGCTAGTAGGTGCAGCAACAGCTTTATTTTTAGCACCTAAATCTGGAAAAGAAATTCGAGACAATCTTGGACAACAAGCGAATGTAATGAAGGATCGAACAGGAAAGTTTACGAATGGTGCTCTAGAGAAGGGTTCAGGCATAGCAAGTGTAGCGAAAGAGAAAACAGCATCACTTTCACAGGTTCTTACTGAGCAATCGTCACAAATCATGAACAAGGTTCGTGATATAAAGAGTACTTCTAATGGACAAGGAGATTTCGTTGAAAAAGAAGTAGCAGATGCATTGGAGCAAATTTCTGGTGAAGCATCGACTTCTAATACTGACGAAAAAACTGAAGATCAGGCGATTTCAGAATCAATAACAGAAGCAGTTGAAGCGTTTGAGGAAGATGACAAAAAGGAACAACCAAAAGCTGATTTAAAAGATGAAGTAAAATCAAATTAA
- the murC gene encoding UDP-N-acetylmuramate--L-alanine ligase has protein sequence MTVYHFVGIKGTGMSALAQILHDMNYEVQGSDIDKKVFTQKALEARNIKVLPFAKENIKEGLTIIAGNAFPDTHPEIEEAFNLGLPVIRYHRFLGEFMQMYTSVAITGVHGKTSTTGLLSHVIQGAEPTSYLIGDGTGNGIPNSKYFVFEACEYRRHFLSYKPDYAIMTNIDFDHPDYFTNIEDVFSAFQEMAVLVEKGIIACGDDEQLQQIQAKVPVVYYGFGEENDFQARNVVKSTDGTEFDVFVRNTFYASFKITTYGDHSVLNALSVIALCHYEEIDVEIIQQRLLTFEGVKRRFNEKRVGDQILIDDYAHHPTEINATIDAARQKYPDRDIVAVFQPHTFTRTQSFLEEFAESLQKADYIYLCDIFGSARENVGKLSIDNLLEKIENSKLINEEDTSVLKAHDNAVLVFMGAGDIQKYQEAYEKVLA, from the coding sequence ATGACTGTTTATCATTTTGTTGGAATTAAAGGGACTGGAATGAGTGCCCTTGCACAGATTTTACATGATATGAATTACGAAGTTCAGGGCTCTGATATTGATAAGAAAGTTTTTACGCAAAAAGCCCTAGAAGCACGTAACATTAAAGTATTACCTTTTGCAAAAGAAAATATTAAAGAAGGTTTAACGATTATCGCAGGAAATGCGTTTCCGGATACACACCCAGAGATTGAAGAAGCCTTCAATCTTGGCTTACCAGTTATTCGCTATCATCGTTTTCTTGGTGAATTCATGCAAATGTATACAAGTGTAGCAATAACCGGTGTTCATGGAAAAACATCCACAACTGGATTATTATCACATGTAATTCAAGGGGCTGAACCAACATCTTATTTAATTGGTGACGGAACAGGCAATGGTATTCCAAATAGCAAGTATTTCGTTTTTGAAGCCTGTGAATACCGTAGACATTTCTTATCATACAAACCAGATTATGCGATCATGACAAACATCGATTTTGATCACCCTGATTATTTTACTAACATTGAGGATGTGTTTAGTGCATTTCAGGAAATGGCGGTTCTAGTGGAAAAAGGGATTATTGCTTGTGGTGATGATGAGCAGCTACAACAAATTCAAGCAAAGGTTCCTGTAGTTTACTATGGCTTTGGTGAAGAGAATGATTTCCAAGCAAGGAATGTTGTGAAATCAACAGACGGCACTGAATTTGATGTTTTTGTCCGGAACACCTTTTATGCGTCTTTTAAAATCACTACTTATGGCGATCACAGTGTTTTAAATGCACTTTCGGTCATCGCATTATGTCATTATGAAGAAATTGACGTTGAGATTATTCAACAAAGGCTGTTAACATTTGAGGGAGTGAAACGACGCTTTAATGAAAAAAGAGTCGGAGATCAAATTTTAATTGATGATTACGCACATCATCCTACTGAAATCAATGCAACCATTGATGCAGCTAGACAAAAATATCCTGATAGAGACATTGTCGCAGTATTTCAACCACATACATTTACAAGAACTCAATCCTTTTTAGAAGAGTTTGCAGAGAGTTTACAAAAGGCAGATTATATTTACTTATGTGATATTTTTGGATCTGCAAGGGAGAATGTTGGTAAGTTATCAATTGATAATTTACTTGAAAAAATTGAAAATTCCAAATTAATTAATGAAGAGGATACCTCTGTTCTAAAAGCTCACGACAATGCTGTCCTCGTATTCATGGGTGCAGGAGATATTCAAAAATACCAAGAAGCCTATGAAAAGGTTCTAGCATAA
- a CDS encoding ABC transporter ATP-binding protein, giving the protein MINNEIVLKVSNLSKRIGKSSIIKDVSFELNKGEILGLLGPNGSGKTTILKMLVGLIKPTIGSIVIEKVNIRKDFEKAITHVGAIIENPVMYDFLSGYDNLVHFFRMTSQFSNGRIDEVIELLRMDDYIDDKVYTYSLGMRQRLGLAIAILHQPSILLLDEPTNGLDPEGIKSLRETLRKLANENEVSIIISSHILSEIELICDSVLVMDEGKCIERGLLSELQNGTSTKHLYTFKVLNAENIKSILQTKYENDRIHFQSNGFSIELEVEEVAKINKLLVTAGINVIGIERIGSPLEELFLQRLRGEET; this is encoded by the coding sequence ATGATAAATAATGAGATAGTTTTAAAAGTAAGTAATCTAAGTAAAAGAATAGGGAAGTCATCAATTATTAAAGACGTGAGTTTTGAACTTAATAAGGGTGAAATCCTTGGTCTCCTTGGTCCAAATGGTTCAGGTAAAACAACAATTTTAAAAATGTTAGTTGGACTCATAAAACCGACAATTGGGAGTATTGTTATCGAAAAAGTTAATATAAGAAAAGATTTTGAAAAGGCAATTACCCATGTTGGCGCGATTATTGAAAATCCAGTAATGTATGATTTTTTATCTGGATATGATAATCTCGTTCATTTTTTCCGTATGACAAGTCAGTTTTCTAATGGAAGAATTGACGAGGTTATTGAGTTATTAAGAATGGATGATTACATAGATGATAAAGTATATACCTATTCATTAGGAATGAGGCAAAGACTCGGATTAGCTATAGCGATTCTGCATCAACCATCTATACTTCTTTTAGATGAACCTACAAACGGGTTAGATCCAGAAGGTATTAAAAGCCTTAGAGAAACATTGAGAAAGCTTGCAAACGAAAATGAAGTTTCGATCATTATCTCTAGTCATATTTTAAGTGAAATTGAATTGATTTGTGATAGTGTGTTGGTCATGGATGAAGGTAAATGTATTGAACGAGGCTTACTAAGTGAATTACAAAATGGAACAAGCACGAAACATTTATATACCTTTAAGGTATTAAATGCAGAAAACATAAAATCTATTTTACAAACTAAGTATGAAAATGACAGAATTCATTTCCAATCTAATGGTTTTTCAATAGAATTAGAGGTAGAAGAAGTAGCGAAAATAAATAAGCTACTTGTGACTGCTGGAATCAATGTAATAGGTATTGAAAGAATTGGTAGTCCATTAGAAGAGCTGTTTTTACAAAGATTGCGAGGTGAAGAAACATGA
- a CDS encoding DNA translocase FtsK — MNWLTKLVSYFSGDDEKEYEKEYEKEYEKKAELHDDLNAQTVFNTPFSVEVKNQKNITAEAKVAYQYPKGNFRFPMIPDEKLASRDDRPKRPIRTSDYQKHSGEGTFTPKSPATKPRTNPKSPATKPRANPKKTDEKPKRPFSPTAIPSPIYGFQTKEERIMTRPQLQMENRGINGSFSKNEEKQSSNTVIQNFQQEKLKNIEQNDIAINFDRKQSSMVEKEDNHTEMSFSYEENEVTPIISNGNVEENHEVNDLRIDADLSQINTFYEEEKPVIDDHEKEIHISEHELEVAVTLDEHEISLITLEEESNIEVTRQPLTIISDEETDAENQLYSEQVNSPEMNQLLHQAQIDEEEYQQELHKTVIENELENPFVQKKDPIQQEEHREDGRNNVDLFQQDEPLEENKQQIINHHQEKYLKEDEHQPNMSNQEILTKDEKQRTETKTRNNSHPFNVMMLGRDKQRMKAKEDSYQFPSLAFLNVPDKEVLEDHSWLNDQKELLDVTLKNFNVRASVVNVTQGPSVTRFEVHPEPGVKVNKITNLSDDIKLSLSAKDIRIEAPIPGKNTIGIEVPNKVSKMVYLREIIRSPEFRTNPSPMNAVLGLDISGQPAVTDLKKMPHGLIAGATGSGKSVCINTILVSLLYKASPHEVKLMLIDPKMVELAPYNEIPHLVSPVITDVKAATAALKWAVEEMERRYELFAHSGTREITRYNQLVKEHKQGEHLPYLVIVIDELADLMMVAPNDVEEAICRIAQKARACGIHLIVATQRPSVDVITGLIKANIPTRIAFSVSSQVDSRTIIDVNGAEKLLGKGDMLFLENGSSKAVRLQGTFVSDEEIERVVKHVRLQSKPDYLFHQDELVKKATIQSEEDELFLEACEFVVNQGGASTSLLQRRFRIGYNRAARLIDMMEEQGIISENRGSKPRDILISEEELDSIQGE, encoded by the coding sequence ATGAATTGGTTAACAAAGTTAGTCTCCTATTTCTCTGGAGATGATGAAAAAGAATATGAAAAAGAATATGAAAAAGAATATGAAAAAAAAGCAGAATTACATGATGATCTCAATGCTCAAACCGTTTTCAACACTCCTTTTAGCGTTGAAGTTAAAAATCAAAAAAACATTACTGCTGAAGCTAAGGTCGCCTATCAATATCCAAAAGGTAACTTTAGGTTTCCGATGATACCAGATGAAAAGTTAGCAAGTCGTGATGACCGTCCCAAACGTCCAATACGTACTAGTGATTATCAAAAACATAGCGGAGAAGGAACATTTACTCCTAAAAGTCCAGCTACTAAACCAAGAACAAATCCTAAAAGTCCAGCTACTAAACCAAGAGCAAATCCTAAAAAGACTGATGAAAAACCTAAACGACCTTTTAGTCCGACCGCTATACCATCGCCTATTTACGGGTTTCAAACAAAAGAAGAAAGAATAATGACTCGACCGCAGTTACAAATGGAAAACCGTGGAATAAATGGTTCATTTTCTAAAAATGAAGAGAAACAATCTTCAAATACAGTCATTCAAAACTTCCAACAAGAAAAGTTAAAAAATATTGAACAAAATGATATTGCTATAAATTTTGATCGTAAGCAAAGTTCAATGGTTGAAAAAGAAGATAATCACACTGAAATGAGTTTTTCTTATGAAGAGAATGAAGTAACTCCAATAATTAGCAATGGAAACGTTGAGGAGAACCATGAAGTGAATGATCTGAGAATTGACGCTGATTTGAGTCAAATTAATACATTCTACGAAGAAGAAAAACCAGTAATTGATGATCATGAGAAAGAAATTCATATAAGTGAACATGAACTAGAAGTAGCAGTAACACTAGATGAACATGAAATATCTCTAATTACTTTGGAAGAGGAATCAAATATTGAGGTTACTCGACAACCTTTAACAATTATCTCTGATGAAGAAACCGATGCAGAAAATCAATTATATTCAGAACAGGTTAATAGTCCTGAAATGAACCAACTTCTTCACCAAGCTCAAATAGACGAAGAAGAATATCAACAGGAATTACACAAAACAGTCATTGAAAATGAGCTTGAAAATCCATTTGTTCAAAAGAAGGATCCAATCCAACAAGAGGAACATCGAGAAGATGGAAGAAACAATGTTGATCTATTCCAACAAGATGAACCTCTGGAAGAAAATAAACAGCAGATTATAAATCATCATCAAGAAAAATATTTAAAAGAAGACGAGCATCAGCCAAATATGTCTAATCAAGAAATTCTCACTAAAGACGAGAAGCAGAGGACAGAAACAAAAACAAGAAACAATAGTCATCCCTTCAATGTTATGATGCTAGGTCGAGATAAACAACGGATGAAAGCGAAAGAGGACAGTTATCAGTTTCCATCACTCGCATTTTTAAATGTTCCAGATAAGGAAGTTTTAGAAGATCATTCATGGTTGAATGATCAGAAAGAGCTTTTAGATGTAACCTTAAAAAACTTTAATGTTAGGGCTAGTGTTGTAAATGTTACTCAAGGACCTTCTGTAACAAGATTTGAGGTTCATCCTGAACCAGGTGTGAAGGTAAATAAAATTACAAACTTAAGTGATGACATTAAATTGAGCTTATCAGCCAAGGATATTAGGATTGAGGCACCGATACCTGGGAAAAATACGATTGGTATTGAAGTACCTAATAAGGTAAGTAAAATGGTTTATTTACGTGAAATAATCCGAAGTCCAGAATTTAGAACGAATCCATCGCCGATGAATGCAGTGTTAGGTTTGGACATCTCTGGTCAGCCTGCTGTTACAGATTTAAAGAAAATGCCTCACGGACTTATTGCAGGGGCAACTGGTTCAGGTAAAAGTGTTTGTATTAATACAATTCTTGTTAGCTTGTTATACAAAGCGTCACCACATGAAGTGAAATTAATGCTCATTGATCCGAAAATGGTTGAATTGGCACCTTATAATGAAATTCCACACTTAGTAAGTCCTGTTATTACCGATGTAAAGGCAGCAACTGCAGCTTTAAAATGGGCTGTGGAGGAAATGGAACGTCGATATGAGCTATTTGCTCATTCTGGTACAAGAGAGATTACGAGATATAATCAACTTGTAAAAGAGCATAAACAAGGTGAACATCTACCATATCTAGTTATCGTCATAGATGAGTTAGCAGATTTAATGATGGTTGCACCAAATGATGTCGAAGAAGCCATTTGTCGGATTGCGCAAAAGGCTCGTGCGTGTGGAATTCATTTAATTGTGGCGACTCAGCGTCCATCTGTTGATGTTATTACAGGCTTAATTAAAGCGAATATCCCAACTAGAATTGCTTTTTCTGTTTCATCCCAAGTGGATTCAAGAACAATTATTGATGTTAATGGTGCAGAAAAGCTTCTTGGTAAAGGTGATATGTTGTTTTTAGAAAACGGCTCATCGAAAGCAGTAAGGCTGCAAGGTACGTTCGTATCAGATGAGGAAATTGAACGAGTAGTTAAACATGTAAGGCTACAATCAAAGCCAGATTATTTATTTCATCAAGATGAATTGGTGAAAAAAGCAACCATACAATCTGAAGAAGATGAGCTATTCCTTGAAGCATGCGAATTTGTTGTGAATCAAGGTGGAGCATCAACATCACTCCTTCAAAGACGTTTTAGAATTGGCTATAATCGAGCAGCCAGACTGATTGATATGATGGAGGAGCAAGGAATTATTTCAGAAAATCGTGGAAGTAAACCTCGAGATATTCTCATTTCTGAAGAGGAATTAGATTCGATTCAAGGTGAGTAG
- a CDS encoding DUF948 domain-containing protein, whose amino-acid sequence MIIILYLSIALIAIAFTILVVYVSKTLKALQGTLTNVASTLAGLEKQMEGITTETTFLLHKTNALAEDIQHKSEKLNTVVESVKDVGTTIQQLNQSVRKVTTSVSTNLEQNQDKVNQVVQWSNAAMEIWAKWKQKSEKKTTI is encoded by the coding sequence ATGATTATTATTTTATATTTAAGTATCGCACTCATAGCGATAGCATTTACCATCTTAGTTGTGTACGTGTCGAAAACTCTAAAGGCTTTGCAAGGAACATTAACAAATGTTGCAAGCACCTTAGCTGGTCTTGAGAAGCAAATGGAAGGAATTACGACTGAAACAACATTTTTACTACATAAAACAAATGCACTTGCAGAAGATATTCAACATAAGTCAGAAAAATTAAATACTGTTGTGGAGTCAGTAAAGGATGTTGGCACAACAATTCAACAGTTAAATCAATCAGTAAGAAAAGTAACAACTTCTGTTTCAACAAACCTTGAACAAAACCAAGATAAAGTGAACCAAGTTGTTCAATGGAGTAATGCTGCCATGGAAATATGGGCAAAATGGAAGCAGAAGAGTGAAAAAAAGACAACCATTTAA